A single Flavobacterium sp. 1 DNA region contains:
- a CDS encoding NAD(P)H-dependent glycerol-3-phosphate dehydrogenase: MADNLKFAVIGGGSWATAIAKMLCVNLPEISWYMRNDAAIEHIKNHKHNPNYLSSVEFDNTKLKLTNDINEAVAYADYIIFAIPSAFLNSELEKLTVSLKDKIIFSAIKGIVPETSLIVGEHFHYKYDIPYYNIGVITGPCHAEEVALERLSYLTIACGDQEKASIVAKNLSGNYIKAKISDDIIGTEYAAMLKNIYSIAAGIAHGLGYGDNFQSVIMSNAIREMKKFIKKVHKMKRNINDSAYLGDLLVTGYSVFSRNRMFGNMIGKGYTVKSAQMEMSMVAEGYYAVKSAYKLNQGYGASTPIIDAVYAILYEGKEAKAVFKKLTEELD, encoded by the coding sequence ATGGCCGATAATTTAAAATTTGCAGTGATTGGTGGCGGAAGCTGGGCTACTGCCATTGCCAAAATGTTGTGTGTAAATCTTCCTGAGATTTCATGGTATATGCGTAATGATGCTGCCATAGAACACATTAAAAACCACAAGCACAATCCCAACTATTTAAGCTCTGTAGAGTTTGACAATACAAAACTAAAACTTACCAACGATATCAACGAAGCTGTCGCTTATGCAGATTACATCATATTTGCAATTCCTTCTGCTTTTTTAAACAGCGAGTTGGAAAAACTAACAGTTTCCCTGAAAGACAAAATAATTTTTTCTGCCATAAAAGGAATCGTTCCCGAAACCAGTTTAATCGTTGGGGAACATTTTCATTACAAATACGATATTCCTTATTACAATATTGGCGTAATTACAGGCCCTTGCCACGCCGAAGAAGTTGCTTTAGAGAGACTTTCATACTTAACCATTGCTTGTGGCGATCAAGAAAAGGCTAGTATCGTTGCCAAAAATTTATCCGGAAATTATATCAAGGCAAAAATTTCAGATGATATTATAGGAACTGAATATGCTGCAATGCTAAAAAACATTTATTCTATTGCAGCCGGTATTGCGCACGGATTGGGTTATGGCGATAATTTCCAGTCGGTTATTATGAGTAATGCGATTCGGGAGATGAAAAAATTCATCAAGAAAGTGCATAAAATGAAACGTAATATCAATGATTCGGCCTATTTAGGAGATTTACTGGTTACGGGTTATTCTGTTTTTTCGAGAAACAGAATGTTCGGAAATATGATTGGAAAAGGATATACCGTAAAATCGGCACAAATGGAAATGAGTATGGTTGCCGAAGGTTATTATGCCGTAAAAAGCGCCTACAAGCTTAATCAAGGTTATGGTGCAAGCACACCAATTATTGATGCTGTTTATGCTATTTTGTACGAAGGAAAAGAAGCTAAAGCAGTATTTAAAAAACTGACTGAGGAACTTGATTAG